In a genomic window of Drosophila takahashii strain IR98-3 E-12201 chromosome 3L, DtakHiC1v2, whole genome shotgun sequence:
- the Gug gene encoding arginine-glutamic acid dipeptide repeats protein isoform X7 yields MAASTQGEIRVGPGHQAKLPDYNPISSFPIDKETDERELEESRWSPGVVADGDLLMFLRAARSMAAFQGMCDGGLEDGCLAASRDDTTINALDVLHDSGYDPGKALQALVKCPVSKGIDKKWTEDETKKFIKGLRQFGKNFFRIHKDLLPHKDTPELVEFYYLWKKTPGANNNRPHRRRRQSALRRNRVTRANNSNSNTPPKKEDTPEPQTATTAATATATASAASETASRSSPAVSKEENSSLTEDDASECDSDSSLTHKRDESPSRMRTRNKQQNSNSSNQNSSNTTSSSSSSGGGSNNAASGNATSIGSGSSGGGAAGGNSSSSKDQSANANAVANGKRPKRGSETPDVAGGGASVDSPKTPTKAVAESSANKRKGGKQDTPNKKKRTEQEERSSEPASAQEEPNAVKEKSRKRPDSPVESMNSDSRPDSVLDDGESNTTDTTTAEQQSTKDSKETTVSCKEERDMITNSDLEAKAEEAKAFKAEALAAEDSKDSAIKNMDEETNIQAPSSLDASSVEGPPVVNPVAPPITMKVPTIATVEALNASVDRKEAIEKMESCDSDPEMLKKLATIKQEVSPQQQHQQQQQSQQQQLQQQLAPMGIQPPPISAPSESIYIKKEPMEDSMDATCNQNSNEPQDLKVKIEIKNEDALKHSAGGGLPPTGPGAPHPLSGAPVESNQEPLHLQHLPPQPPPGYLIDGQLKYGPPGQGVPPQPPQLHSDAAGGAPPGAAPTTPQKYPPELEMKFAPQDLKYPPPPPLDALKYSQEMQAAAAAAAAAGKYDMKYMMEQQGKYPVELSAAHQPPSKPGYQDSLKIPDVKAGFGHLPHNVGSPLDVAHKYGPPPTSQESQQQQQSQQQQQSQPPGATPPPGIAMPKPHYQHDVQTPPLGRPFEPTGLMLKYGDPLAAKYGPPQDLKYPMPPVSQAGGPADVKPYGGENLIKSSPYGPPPESPIDASARSTPGQDSQGSNSNSQPPSMPPQPQQFQSPHPSPHMPSPAGGGLPPGMHPQNLIHGPPTGAPQPPPPPTSLHQPTPTAPGPPSLQHGLHPGHPGHPQLSVASSMPPSSIGIPPTLSTMAPSHMHPHLHPHAHLQGLHRPHDLPPSMHPHAPMPLSLQGHPPHGHGGLPQSHAPQQQQQQQPTGTVRTPSPAQQQQQPPRSLHDPQSSREPPSSQPSTTMAAGSSGGGPPPQQSPHAHRTSPLPGLSGSGPPPPGLIGHPMAIHPHLAHLPPGHPAHAALAHPGHHLLSHSIAGLGPGGGPIALLAGPGGLGGIPESALSRRTPPSHLPHASHASAAPLTPHSVASMTSSSMSLTTSTVPSSAFSRASPSVQISSGGGGGGPSSSGPGSVGLANSSAAAAAAAAAAAHRAASPASSVSSLSRQSPLHPVPQSPLSHHPSSSALSAAAAAVAERDRHALMRQQSPHMTPPPVSQASLMASPLSKMYAPQPGQRGLGTSPPPHLRPGASPPVIRHPQMPLPLPLIAPGGGIPQIGVHPGQSPYPHPLLHPSVFYSPHHHPFNSPYGYAPYGPGFPAYMKPPPQPGQLDPAAVMAAHHAGLQGPPPQQMRQDEQNAAAAAAAAAAAEKQHQAAAAAAAQQHKAPQQQPPGGMPPNKPPTPKTPQGPGGGMPPGMGGPGTPTGLPPGAYPGSHMPGYPQGPPHGSPFAPQDGQPHGLKPTSHMDALRAHAHSANSAGMGGGHHPTEPLPIDIEPDPEPEIPSPTHNIPRGPSPEAKPDDTECHRSQSAIFVRHIDRGDYNSCTRTDLIFKPVADSKLARKREERDRKLAEKERERRQQQQQQQQQQQQQQAAAAQQAAQQAKMKAELKPPYADTPALRQLSEYARPHVAFSPVEQMVPYHHPMGPMYRERELEEIKNAQAAAASQSRLDPHWMEYYRRSLSNHPHSGIHPSQFPLYANPAISQMERERLGIPPPHHVGLDPGEHMVRMIRLTREYHAHSHTHLHLPLHPQPQPPEAGFQLPPNVGQYPRPNMLIPREPHSDVLLRMSYADQLQYLQAAEFQRQSLHDQYFRQRPR; encoded by the exons ATGGCGGCCTCCACTCAAGGAGAAATTCGAGTGGGTCCCGGCCACCAG GCAAAACTGCCCGATTATAATCCAATCTCAAGCTTCCCCATCGACAAGGAAACCGATGAACGTGAACTAGAGGAATCAAGATGGAGTCCAGGCGTTGTGGCCGATGGCGACTTGTTAATGTTCTTGCGTGCGGCTCGCTCGATGGCTGCATTTCAAGGAATGTGTGATGGCGGTTTAGAAGACGGTTGTTTGGCTGCCAGTCGCGACGACACCACAATAAACGCACTCGACGTG CTCCACGATTCTGGCTACGATCCAGGCAAAGCTCTACAAGCGCTCGTAAAGTGCCCCGTTTCCAAGGGCATCGACAAGAAGTGGACGGAGGACGAAACAAAGAAATTCATCAAGGGTCTGCGACAGTTCGGGAAGAACTTCTTCCGCATCCACAAGGACCTGCTGCCGCACAAGGACACGCCGGAGCTGGTCGAGTTCTACTATCTGTGGAAGAAGACGCCCGGCGCGAACAACAACAGGCCGCACAGGCGGCGTAGACAGAGCGCCCTGCGCCGCAATCGTGTCACGCGggccaacaacagcaacagcaacacaccTCCCAAGAAGGAGGACACTCCGGAACCACAAACTGCGACGACGGCGGCGACGGCGACGGCGACGGCAAGCGCGGCGTCCGAGACGGCGAGTCGCTCCTCGCCCGCTGTCTCCAAGGAGGAGAACAGCTCGCTCACCGAGGACGACGCCAGCGAGTGCGACAGTGATTCGAGTCTGACCCACAAAAGGGATGAATCACCCTCAAGGATGAGGACGCGAAATAAGCAAcagaacagcaacagcagcaaccagaacagcagcaacaccaccagcagcagcagcagcagcggcggcggcagcaacaacgccGCTTCCGGCAACGCCACTTCCATAGGCAGCGGTTCGAGCGGCGGCGGTGCCGCTGGCGGCAACAGCTCCTCGTCCAAGGACCAGTCAGCCAACGCCAACGCCGTGGCTAATGGCAAGAGGCCCAAGCGAGGCTCCGAAACACCGGATGTGGCCGGCGGCGGAGCCTCGGTCGATAGTCCCAAGACGCCGACGAAAGCGGTGGCCGAGAGTTCGGCCAACAAGCGCAAGGGCGGCAAGCAGGATACGCCCAACAAGAAGAAGCGAACGGAACAGGAGGAACGCAGCAGCGAGCCAGCGAGTGCCCAGGAGGAGCCGAATGCCGTCAAGGAGAAGTCGCGCAAGCGACCGGACAGCCCGGTGGAGAGCATGAACTCGGACAGCCGGCCGGACTCGGTGCTCGACGATGGCGAGTCGAATACGACGGACACCACCACCGCCGAGCAGCAGTCCACCAAGGACAGCAAGGAGACGACGGTCAGCTGCAAGGAGGAGCGCGATATGATCACCAACAGTGATCTGGAGGCCAAGGCGGAGGAAGCGAAGGCCTTCAAGGCGGAGGCTTTGGCGGCGGAGGACAGCAAGGATAGCGCCATTAAGAACATGGACGAGGAGACGAATATCCAGGCGCCGAGCAGTCTGGATGCGAGTTCGGTGGAGGGACCCCCTGTGGTCAATCCCGTGGCGCCGCCCATTACCATGAAGGTGCCCACAATTGCCACTGTGGAGGCGCTGAATGCTTCGGTGGATCGCAAGGAGGCCATCGAGAAAATGGAGTCCTGCGACAGCGATCCAGAGATGCTCAAGAAGCTGGCCACCATCAAGCAGGAGGTTtctccgcagcagcagcaccagcagcagcagcaatcccaacagcagcagttgcaacaGCAACTTGCTCCCATGGGCATTCAGCCACCTCCAATTAGCGCCCCCTCAGAATCGATCTACATCAAGAAGGAGCCCATGGAGGACTCCATGGACGCCACCTGCAATCAGAACAGCAACGAGCCGCAGGATCTCAAGGTGAAGATCGAGATTAAGAATGAGGATGCACTGAAGCACAGTGCGGGAGGAGGTCTGCCGCCCACGGGACCAGGTGCACCACATCCGCTCTCCGGAGCTCCCGTAGAAAGTAATCAGGAGCCGCTGCACCTGCAACATCTGCCTCCGCAACCGCCTCCTGGCTACCTGATCGATGGCCAGCTGAAGTACGGACCACCGGGACAGGGAGTGCCGCCGCAGCCACCGCAGCTGCATAGCGATGCGGCTGGAGGAGCACCGCCCGGAGCAGCGCCTACAACGCCGCAGAAATACCCCCCCGAGCTGGAGATGAAGTTTGCTCCCCAGGATCTCAAGTAtccaccaccgccaccgctGGATGCACTCAAGTACAGCCAGGAGAtgcaggcggcggcggctgcagCGGCTGCTGCCGGCAAGTACGACATGAAGTACATGATGGAGCAGCAGGGCAAGTATCCCGTGGAGTTGTCCGCTGCCCATCAGCCGCCTAGCAAGCCGGGCTACCAGGATTCGCTAAAGATTCCCGATGTAAAGGCCGGCTTTGGTCACCTGCCGCACAACGTGGGCTCTCCGCTGGACGTGGCCCACAAATACGGACCGCCACCCACATCCCAAGagtcccagcagcagcagcaatcgcagcagcagcagcagtcgcagCCGCCGGGAGCCACACCTCCGCCTGGCATCGCCATGCCCAAGCCGCACTACCAGCACGACGTGCAGACGCCTCCCTTGGGACGACCCTTCGAGCCCACTGGCTTGATGCTCAAGTACGGCGATCCATTGGCGGCTAAGTACGGTCCGCCGCAGGATCTCAAGTACCCCATGCCACCGGTTTCGCAGGCAGGAGGACCTGCGGACGTGAAGCCCTATGGCGGCGAGAATCTGATCAAATCCTCGCCTTACGGGCCTCCGCCCGAGAGTCCAATCGACGCCTCTGCGCGCTCTACTCCTGGCCAAGATAGCCAGGGCAGCAATAGTAATTCGCAGCCGCCGTCGATGCCACCGCAACCGCAGCAGTTCCAGTCGCCGCATCCCTCGCCGCACATGCCTTCGCCAGCGGGAGGTGGCCTGCCGCCGGGAATGCATCCGCAAAATCTCATCCACGGCCCGCCAACAGGCGCCCCTcagccgccgccaccgcccaCGTCGTTGCATCAGCCCACGCCGACGGCTCCAGGTCCTCCAAGTCTACAGCATGGCCTGCATCCCGGACATCCGGGACACCCGCAACTGTCGGTGGCTTCATCGATGCCCCCGAGCTCCATTGGCATACCTCCCACGCTCTCGACGATGGCGCCCTCGCACATGCATCCTCACCTTCATCCGCACGCCCATCTGCAGGGTCTCCATCGGCCGCACGATCTGCCACCCAGTATGCATCCGCATGCTCCGATGCCGCTGTCGCTCCAGGGACATCCGCCACATGGTCACGGTGGACTGCCGCAGTCGCATgctccccagcagcagcagcagcaacagccaaCTGGCACGGTGCGTACGCCATCAcctgcccagcagcagcagcagccgccgagGTCTCTGCACGATCCGCAATCCTCGCGGGAGCCGCCCAGCTCGCAGCCCTCGACCACGATGGCAGCGGGATCGAGTGGCGGCGGCCCACCGCCGCAACAGTCGCCGCATGCGCATCGCACATCGCCGTTGCCCGGGCTCTCGGGTAGTGGTCCTCCGCCGCCGGGACTCATTGGGCATCCGATGGCCATACACCCGCACCTGGCCCACCTGCCACCGGGTCATCCGGCCCACGCAGCGCTCGCCCATCCGGGACACCATCTGCTCTCGCATTCGATAGCAGGCCTGGGACCGGGCGGTGGACCCATCGCCTTGCTAGCCGGACCCGGTGGCCTGGGAGGTATTCCCGAGTCCGCTCTCAGTCGCCGCACCCCGCCCTCTCACCTGCCACACGCCTCGCACGCCTCCGCGGCCCCGCTGACGCCGCATTCGGTGGCCAGCATGACCTCCAGCAGCATGTCGCTGACCACCAGCACGGTGCCATCGTCTGCCTTCAGTCGCGCCAGTCCCAGCGTACAGATCTCGagcggtggaggaggaggaggaccaaGCTCCTCAGGACCCGGCAGCGTTGGACTGGCCAACTCctcggcagcggcggcggcggctgcagCGGCAGCTGCCCATCGAGCGGCCTCGCCGGCGTCCAGCGTTAGCAGCCTGAGTCGCCAGAGCCCGCTGCATCCGGTGCCACAGTCGCCGCTCAGCCATCATCCCTCGTCCTCTGCGCTCTCCGCCGCGGCAGCCGCTGTGGCGGAAAGGGATCGGCATGCGCTGATGCGTCAGCAGTCGCCGCACATGACGCCACCGCCGGTGTCGCAGGCCTCGCTGATGGCCAGTCCGCTGAGCAAGATGTACGCTCCTCAACCGGGTCAGCGGGGTTTGGGAACATCTCCGCCGCCGCATTTGCGGCCAGGAGCCTCGCCGCCGGTCATCCGCCATCCTCAGATGCCGCTGCCGTTGCCGCTGATTGCACCTGGCGGGGGAATTCCGCAGATTGGAGTGCATCCCGGGCAGTCGCCGTATCCGCACCCGCTGCTGCATCCCTCGGTCTTCTACTCGCCGCATCACCATCCCTTCAATTCGCCATATGGATATGCGCCCTATGGTCCTGGTTTTCCGGCCTACATGAAGCCGCCGCCACAGCCGGGACAACTTGACCCCGCTGCCGTGATGGCCGCTCACCATGCCGGATTGCAAGGTCCGCCGCCGCAGCAGATGCGTCAGGATGAGCAGAATGCAGCGgcggccgcagcagcagctgcagctgctgagAAGCAACACCAGGCGGCTGCAGCAGCGGCCGCCCAGCAGCACAAGGCGCCGCAGCAACAGCCGCCCGGCGGAATGCCACCGAACAAGCCGCCGACGCCAAAGACGCCGCAGGGTCCGGGCGGTGGGATGCCTCCCGGAATGGGTGGACCGGGAACACCGACGGGACTGCCGCCTGGTGCCTACCCCGGCAGCCATATGCCGGGATATCCACAGGGACCGCCGCATGGATCGCCCTTCGCGCCGCAAGATGGTCAGCCTCACGGTCTGAAGCCCACGTCGCACATGGACGCCCTGCGAGCGCACGCACACTCGGCCAATTCGGCGGGAATGGGCGGCGGACATCATCCCACGGAGCCAT tgcCCATTGATATTGAGCCGGATCCGGAGCCAGAGATTCCCAGTCCCACGCACAACATACCACGTGGTCCCAGTCCCGAAGCGAAACCGGACGACACCGAGTGCCATCGCTCTCAGTCTGCCAT ATTTGTGCGCCACATCGATCGTGGGGATTACAACTCATGCACGAGAACGGATTTGATCTTCAAGCCGGTGGCCGACTCAAAGTTGGCTCGCAAGCGCGAAGAGCGCGACCGCAAGCTGGCCGAAAAGGAGCGAGAGCGGCGTCAG cagcagcaacaacagcaacagcagcagcaacaacagcaggcaGCAGCCGCTCAACAGGCGGCGCAGCAGGCCAAGATGAAGGCGGAGCTGAAGCCGCCGTATGCGGATACGCCAGCACTGCGCCAACTGTCGGAGTACGCTCGTCCCCACGTCGCCTTCAG TCCTGTTGAGCAGATGGTGCCATATCATCATCCAATGGGCCCCATGTACAGAGAGAG GGAACTGGAAGAGATCAAGAACGCACAAGCTGCTGCGGCGAGTCAATCCCGACTAGATCCGCACTGGATGGAGTACTATCGACG ATCTCTTTCCAACCATCCCCACAGCGGCATCCACCCCTCGCAGTTCCCCCTGTATGCGAATCCCGCGATATCGCAGATGGAGAGGGAGCGTCTGGGAATTCCACCTCCGCACCATGTGGGGTTGGACCCGGGCGAGCACATGGTGCGTATG ATACGATTGACGAGAGAATATCATGCACACTCTCATACTCATTTACATTTGCCTTTGCATCCACAGCCGCAACCACCGGAGGCCGGTTTCCAACTGCC